In the Gopherus flavomarginatus isolate rGopFla2 chromosome 6, rGopFla2.mat.asm, whole genome shotgun sequence genome, one interval contains:
- the B4GAT1 gene encoding beta-1,4-glucuronyltransferase 1 gives MQGPARCSFFKVLLWALALAALLQLLYLSLLSGLHGRQQRSRYSELFGGRRGEAPGRPSEQQKEQLKRALASGGRLDASGQYRIYTDMLGPPERAGRTPDLVLATHTSLSNLHQLQELVGRWQGPVSVALFAPGPAEVRLATLMLYALGALCGPVRQLVSAHLVCHSGDLAAFPELEDRAEFARLKACGDVFVKLARAGAGRRNYALGANASYPNNLLRNVARGAATGHYTLVLDVDMLPSEGLREAFLALAAALGAEGPPDVFVVPAFEIRHTRRLPGAKAELLQLYQVGEIRPFYEELCPRCQAPTNYSRWLNLPLGSSLNIAYTVEWRDPWEPFYISANSVPPYDERFKQYGFNRISQACELHVAGYSFSVLNNAFLVHKGFKVPSEFHAQKDAENQRNKVLFRQFKQELKLKYPGSPSRC, from the exons ATGCAGGGCCCCGCCAGATGCTCCTTCTTCAAGGTGCTGCTGTGGGCGCTGGCGCTGGcggccctgctgcagctgctctacCTGTCCCTGCTCTCGGGGCTCCACGGCCGGCAGCAGCGCTCCCGCTACTCGGAGCTGTTCGGGGGGCGGCGGGGGGAGGCGCCCGGCCGGCCCAGCGAGCAGCAGAAGGAGCAGCTGAAGCGCGCCCTGGCCAGCGGCGGGCGGCTGGATGCCAGCGGGCAGTACCGGATCTACACGGACAtgctggggcccccggagcgggCGGGGCGAACGCCCGACCTGGTGCTCGCCACCCACACCAGCCTGAGCAACctgcaccagctgcaggagctggtGGGGCGCTGGCAGGGCCCGGTCTCCGTGGCGCTTTTTGCGCCGGGCCCCGCCGAGGTGCGCCTGGCCACGCTGATGCTCTACGCCTTGGGGGCGCTGTGCGGGCCAGTGCGGCAGCTGGTGAGTGCCCACCTGGTGTGCCATTCGGGGGACCTGGCCGCCTTCCCCGAGCTGGAGGACCGGGCGGAGTTTGCCCGGCTCAAGGCCTGTGGGGATGTCTTTGTCAAGCTGGCACGGGCTGGGGCGGGCCGGCGTAATTATGCCCTGGGCGCCAATGCTTCATACCCCAACAACCTGCTGCGCAATGTGGCCCGGGGCGCAGCCACTGGGCACTACACGCTCGTGCTGGACGTGGACATGCTGCCCAGCGAGGGGCTGCGTGAGGCCTTCCTGGCACTGGCTGCAGCCTTGGGTGCTGAGGGGCCACCAGATGTCTTTGTGGTGCCCGCCTTTGAGATCCGGCACACCCGGCGCCTCCCAGGTGCCAAggccgagctgctgcagctgtATCAGGTAGGGGAGATCCGGCCATTCTACGAGGAGCTCTGCCCACGCTGCCAGGCCCCCACCAACTACTCACGCTGGCTGAACCTGCCTCTGGGCAGTTCCCTGAATATTGCCTACACCGTGGAGTGGAGGGACCCCTGGGAACCCTTCTACATCAGTGCCAACTCTGTGCCACCGTATGATGAAAGATTCAAGCAGTATGGGTTCAACCGCATCAGCCAG GCATGTGAGCTCCATGTGGCCGGGTACAGTTTCTCAGTGCTGAACAATGCTTTCCTGGTGCACAAGGGCTTCAAGGTGCCGAGCGAGTTCCATGCACAGAAGGATGCCGAGAATCAGCGCAACAAGGTGCTCTTCCGCCAGTTCAAGCAGGAGCTGAAGCTGAAGTATCCTGGTTCACCGAGCCGGTGCTGA
- the SLC29A2 gene encoding equilibrative nucleoside transporter 2 isoform X1 yields the protein MNALLGCSRRRPAAAAAWRPGRASRCCREPGRAVHCLLPPHKARKHPLPSTQMARQDTPKDQFHAVGIIFFILGLGTLLPWNFFITAIPYFQARLIVGTSSTVGLEGNSSGTQQDPARDEFNFNNWLTLLSQLPLLLFTLLNSFLYQCIPDKVRVLGSMSGILLLFILTAGLVRVEMPPHSFFSITISSVWFINSFCAVLQGSLFGQLGILPQGYSTLFLSGQGMAGTFATSAMLLSMASGADAQTSALSYFITPCVGTLTSIVCYLVLPRMAFFRHYLERSWQRDPHNELETKAGLLGPEEQSGDQSERPGEEPQGPEKPMLGMANGTLRTLEEISVESSGKGAFALHNGTATSAQNRGPGPERPSVFNVLRKIWLLALCIVMVFTVTLSVFPAITATVTSTSESKQWSEFFTPVCCFLLFNMMDWLGRSITLYCLWPEKRLWLLLPLVGLRFLFVPLLMLCQAEPRTRLPVLFHHDAWFILFMLPFSLSNGYFVSLTMCLAPKQVLPQESELAGAIMTFFLALGLSCGAVLSFLLKALL from the exons ATGAATGCGCTGCTGGGCTGTTCCCGGCGCAgacccgccgccgccgccgcatgGAGACCGGGCCGCGCTAGCAG GTGCTGCAGGGAACCAGGCAGGGCTGtccactgcctcctccctccccacaaggCCCGGAAacatcccctccccagcacccagaTGGCTCGTCAGGACACACCCAAGGACCA GTTTCATGCTGTGGGAATCATCTTCTTCATCTTGGGTCTGGGCACCCTCCTGCCCTGGAACTTCTTCATCACAGCCATCCCG TATTTCCAGGCCCGGCTCATTGTGGGGACCAGCTCAACCGTGGGCCTTGAGGGGAACAGCTCTGGGACGCAGCAGGACCCAGCCCGCGATGAGTTCAACTTCAACAACTGGCTGACGCTGCTCTCACAGCTCCCGCTGCTGCTCTTCACCCTGCTCAACTCCTTCCTCTACCAATG CATCCCGGACAAGGTGCGGGTACTCGGCAGCATGAGtggcatcctcctcctcttcatcctcacGGCCGGGCTGGTCAGGGTGGAAATGCCCCCCCACAGCTTCTTCTCCATCACCATAAGCTCTGTATGGTTCATTAACT CATTCTGCGCAGTCTTGCAAGGCAGCCTGTTCGGGCAGCTGGGCATCCTGCCCCAGGGCTACAGCACTCTCTTCCTGAGCGGCCAGGGCATGGCCGGGACCTTTGCCACCAGTGCCATGCTGCTCTCCATGGCTA GTGGTGCGGATGCGCAGACGTCTGCCCTGAGCTACTTCATCACCCCTTGTGTCGGGACCCTGACGTCCATTGTCTGCTATCTGGTGCTGCCCCGTATG GCCTTCTTCCGTCACTACCTGGAGCGGAGTTGGCAGCGTGACCCACACAATGAGCTGGAGACCAAGGCTGGCCTGCTGGGCCCCG AGGAACAGAGTGGGGACCAGTCGGAGAGGCCTGGGGAGGAGCCACAGGGCCCGGAGAAGCCAATGCTGGGAATGGCCAACGGGACGCTCAGGACATTGGAGGAGATCAGTGTGGAGAGCTCCGGGAAGGGAGCCTTCGCCCTGCACAATGGGACAGCCACCAGTGCCCAAAACAGGGGGCCGGGACCAGAGAGACCTTCAGTGTTCAATGTGCTCCGAAAG ATCTGGTTGCTGGCACTCTGCATTGTCATGGTTTTCACTGTCACCCTGTCCGTGTTCCCTGCCATCACTGCCACCGTCACCAGCACCTCAGAGAGCAAGCAATGGA gTGAGTTCTTCACCCCTGTTTGCTGCTTCCTATTGTTCAACATGATGGACTGGCTGGGCCGCAGCATCACCTTATACTGCCTCTgg ccagagAAGAGACTATGGCTACTGCTCCCGCTGGTGGGCCTGCGCTTCCTGTTTGTGCCCCTGCTGATGCTGTGCCAGGCCGAGCCCCGCACCCGCCTGCCCGTGCTCTTCCACCATGATGCCTGGTTCATCCTCTTCATGCTGCCTTTCTCGCTCTCCAATGGCTACTTCGTCTCGCTCACCATGTGTCTCGCCCCCAA GCAAGTGCTGCCACAGGAGAGCGAGCTGGCTGGAGCCATCATGACCTTTTTCTTGGCACTAGGGCTGTCGTGTGGGgctgtgctctccttcctcctcaaGGCCCTGCTGTGA
- the SLC29A2 gene encoding equilibrative nucleoside transporter 2 isoform X3, which produces MNALLGCSRRRPAAAAAWRPGRASRCCREPGRAVHCLLPPHKARKHPLPSTQMARQDTPKDQFHAVGIIFFILGLGTLLPWNFFITAIPYFQARLIVGTSSTVGLEGNSSGTQQDPARDEFNFNNWLTLLSQLPLLLFTLLNSFLYQCIPDKVRVLGSMSGILLLFILTAGLVRVEMPPHSFFSITISSVWFINSFCAVLQGSLFGQLGILPQGYSTLFLSGQGMAGTFATSAMLLSMASGADAQTSALSYFITPCVGTLTSIVCYLVLPRMAFFRHYLERSWQRDPHNELETKAGLLGPEEQSGDQSERPGEEPQGPEKPMLGMANGTLRTLEEISVESSGKGAFALHNGTATSAQNRGPGPERPSVFNVLRKIWLLALCIVMVFTVTLSVFPAITATVTSTSESKQWSEFFTPVCCFLLFNMMDWLGRSITLYCLWASAATGERAGWSHHDLFLGTRAVVWGCALLPPQGPAVSSPQIHPFIFSSSSECTPSNWRAYNGRDGEALHRRGAGTS; this is translated from the exons ATGAATGCGCTGCTGGGCTGTTCCCGGCGCAgacccgccgccgccgccgcatgGAGACCGGGCCGCGCTAGCAG GTGCTGCAGGGAACCAGGCAGGGCTGtccactgcctcctccctccccacaaggCCCGGAAacatcccctccccagcacccagaTGGCTCGTCAGGACACACCCAAGGACCA GTTTCATGCTGTGGGAATCATCTTCTTCATCTTGGGTCTGGGCACCCTCCTGCCCTGGAACTTCTTCATCACAGCCATCCCG TATTTCCAGGCCCGGCTCATTGTGGGGACCAGCTCAACCGTGGGCCTTGAGGGGAACAGCTCTGGGACGCAGCAGGACCCAGCCCGCGATGAGTTCAACTTCAACAACTGGCTGACGCTGCTCTCACAGCTCCCGCTGCTGCTCTTCACCCTGCTCAACTCCTTCCTCTACCAATG CATCCCGGACAAGGTGCGGGTACTCGGCAGCATGAGtggcatcctcctcctcttcatcctcacGGCCGGGCTGGTCAGGGTGGAAATGCCCCCCCACAGCTTCTTCTCCATCACCATAAGCTCTGTATGGTTCATTAACT CATTCTGCGCAGTCTTGCAAGGCAGCCTGTTCGGGCAGCTGGGCATCCTGCCCCAGGGCTACAGCACTCTCTTCCTGAGCGGCCAGGGCATGGCCGGGACCTTTGCCACCAGTGCCATGCTGCTCTCCATGGCTA GTGGTGCGGATGCGCAGACGTCTGCCCTGAGCTACTTCATCACCCCTTGTGTCGGGACCCTGACGTCCATTGTCTGCTATCTGGTGCTGCCCCGTATG GCCTTCTTCCGTCACTACCTGGAGCGGAGTTGGCAGCGTGACCCACACAATGAGCTGGAGACCAAGGCTGGCCTGCTGGGCCCCG AGGAACAGAGTGGGGACCAGTCGGAGAGGCCTGGGGAGGAGCCACAGGGCCCGGAGAAGCCAATGCTGGGAATGGCCAACGGGACGCTCAGGACATTGGAGGAGATCAGTGTGGAGAGCTCCGGGAAGGGAGCCTTCGCCCTGCACAATGGGACAGCCACCAGTGCCCAAAACAGGGGGCCGGGACCAGAGAGACCTTCAGTGTTCAATGTGCTCCGAAAG ATCTGGTTGCTGGCACTCTGCATTGTCATGGTTTTCACTGTCACCCTGTCCGTGTTCCCTGCCATCACTGCCACCGTCACCAGCACCTCAGAGAGCAAGCAATGGA gTGAGTTCTTCACCCCTGTTTGCTGCTTCCTATTGTTCAACATGATGGACTGGCTGGGCCGCAGCATCACCTTATACTGCCTCTgg GCAAGTGCTGCCACAGGAGAGCGAGCTGGCTGGAGCCATCATGACCTTTTTCTTGGCACTAGGGCTGTCGTGTGGGgctgtgctctccttcctcctcaaGGCCCTGCTGTGAGCTCCCCTCAGATCCATCCCTTCATCTTCAGCAGCTCGTCTGAGTGCACCCCATCAAACTGGAGGGCTTACAatgggagggatggagaggcTTTGCATAGGAGGGGGGCTGGTACCTCTTGA
- the SLC29A2 gene encoding equilibrative nucleoside transporter 2 isoform X2: MTACYLFSHRTLLHSVLRCCREPGRAVHCLLPPHKARKHPLPSTQMARQDTPKDQFHAVGIIFFILGLGTLLPWNFFITAIPYFQARLIVGTSSTVGLEGNSSGTQQDPARDEFNFNNWLTLLSQLPLLLFTLLNSFLYQCIPDKVRVLGSMSGILLLFILTAGLVRVEMPPHSFFSITISSVWFINSFCAVLQGSLFGQLGILPQGYSTLFLSGQGMAGTFATSAMLLSMASGADAQTSALSYFITPCVGTLTSIVCYLVLPRMAFFRHYLERSWQRDPHNELETKAGLLGPEEQSGDQSERPGEEPQGPEKPMLGMANGTLRTLEEISVESSGKGAFALHNGTATSAQNRGPGPERPSVFNVLRKIWLLALCIVMVFTVTLSVFPAITATVTSTSESKQWSEFFTPVCCFLLFNMMDWLGRSITLYCLWPEKRLWLLLPLVGLRFLFVPLLMLCQAEPRTRLPVLFHHDAWFILFMLPFSLSNGYFVSLTMCLAPKQVLPQESELAGAIMTFFLALGLSCGAVLSFLLKALL, from the exons ATGACCGCATGCTATTTATTTTCCCACAGgaccctgcttcattcagtgctcAG GTGCTGCAGGGAACCAGGCAGGGCTGtccactgcctcctccctccccacaaggCCCGGAAacatcccctccccagcacccagaTGGCTCGTCAGGACACACCCAAGGACCA GTTTCATGCTGTGGGAATCATCTTCTTCATCTTGGGTCTGGGCACCCTCCTGCCCTGGAACTTCTTCATCACAGCCATCCCG TATTTCCAGGCCCGGCTCATTGTGGGGACCAGCTCAACCGTGGGCCTTGAGGGGAACAGCTCTGGGACGCAGCAGGACCCAGCCCGCGATGAGTTCAACTTCAACAACTGGCTGACGCTGCTCTCACAGCTCCCGCTGCTGCTCTTCACCCTGCTCAACTCCTTCCTCTACCAATG CATCCCGGACAAGGTGCGGGTACTCGGCAGCATGAGtggcatcctcctcctcttcatcctcacGGCCGGGCTGGTCAGGGTGGAAATGCCCCCCCACAGCTTCTTCTCCATCACCATAAGCTCTGTATGGTTCATTAACT CATTCTGCGCAGTCTTGCAAGGCAGCCTGTTCGGGCAGCTGGGCATCCTGCCCCAGGGCTACAGCACTCTCTTCCTGAGCGGCCAGGGCATGGCCGGGACCTTTGCCACCAGTGCCATGCTGCTCTCCATGGCTA GTGGTGCGGATGCGCAGACGTCTGCCCTGAGCTACTTCATCACCCCTTGTGTCGGGACCCTGACGTCCATTGTCTGCTATCTGGTGCTGCCCCGTATG GCCTTCTTCCGTCACTACCTGGAGCGGAGTTGGCAGCGTGACCCACACAATGAGCTGGAGACCAAGGCTGGCCTGCTGGGCCCCG AGGAACAGAGTGGGGACCAGTCGGAGAGGCCTGGGGAGGAGCCACAGGGCCCGGAGAAGCCAATGCTGGGAATGGCCAACGGGACGCTCAGGACATTGGAGGAGATCAGTGTGGAGAGCTCCGGGAAGGGAGCCTTCGCCCTGCACAATGGGACAGCCACCAGTGCCCAAAACAGGGGGCCGGGACCAGAGAGACCTTCAGTGTTCAATGTGCTCCGAAAG ATCTGGTTGCTGGCACTCTGCATTGTCATGGTTTTCACTGTCACCCTGTCCGTGTTCCCTGCCATCACTGCCACCGTCACCAGCACCTCAGAGAGCAAGCAATGGA gTGAGTTCTTCACCCCTGTTTGCTGCTTCCTATTGTTCAACATGATGGACTGGCTGGGCCGCAGCATCACCTTATACTGCCTCTgg ccagagAAGAGACTATGGCTACTGCTCCCGCTGGTGGGCCTGCGCTTCCTGTTTGTGCCCCTGCTGATGCTGTGCCAGGCCGAGCCCCGCACCCGCCTGCCCGTGCTCTTCCACCATGATGCCTGGTTCATCCTCTTCATGCTGCCTTTCTCGCTCTCCAATGGCTACTTCGTCTCGCTCACCATGTGTCTCGCCCCCAA GCAAGTGCTGCCACAGGAGAGCGAGCTGGCTGGAGCCATCATGACCTTTTTCTTGGCACTAGGGCTGTCGTGTGGGgctgtgctctccttcctcctcaaGGCCCTGCTGTGA